A genomic segment from Lignipirellula cremea encodes:
- a CDS encoding sensor histidine kinase, with protein sequence MTNLRQIEREKLEQAGTVHWFHWLIVGLSLCCTLFAWYYSKSQLNEKIESRFEREADQAVELVRERMQRYEDALWGGVAYFETTQQEIELPHWKKYVDSLKLMDKYPGVNGMGVIHRIQADQLPAYLEKQRRWLPEYRIHPDREAAGAYWPISFIVPVDSNDKAIGLDMAHETNRFSAAQRARDTGKAQITAPITLVQDEGQTPGFLFFAPFYQGERPSGVEERSARFQGMVYAPFVVKELADGTLEKEKRHLGIRITDGEQVLLDEHHADESDYDPHPLFTKMVQVPMYGRTWTFDIWSSRSFREAASSSEPWTILIGGLVLDGLLAGLFVMISRASRQALVYAEGMTHELEQQKLDLTRSNAELEQFAYVASHDLQQPLRAVASCCQVLLDDHRDKLDDDGKKWLDMAIDGSTRMKVLVQDLLALSRIGTHGKTLQTVDTQGAAEEAVSNLRLEISEKEGDIRLDPLPLVQGDSGQLVQLFQNLIENGVKYSGKEKPLVTVGARRQGKEWLFSVSDNGIGIAEQYRERIFVIFQRLHRRDEYSGSGIGLAICKKIVERHRGRIWVESKLGGGSTFYFTLPAADQPLDRTQNATDRQLT encoded by the coding sequence ATGACCAACCTGCGGCAAATCGAACGCGAAAAGCTGGAACAAGCGGGCACCGTCCACTGGTTCCACTGGCTGATCGTCGGTCTGTCGCTGTGCTGCACCCTGTTCGCCTGGTACTACTCCAAGAGCCAGCTGAACGAAAAGATCGAGTCTCGTTTCGAACGGGAGGCCGACCAGGCCGTCGAACTGGTGCGGGAAAGAATGCAACGCTACGAAGACGCGCTATGGGGCGGCGTGGCCTATTTCGAAACCACGCAACAGGAAATCGAGCTCCCGCACTGGAAGAAGTATGTCGACAGCCTGAAGTTGATGGATAAATACCCCGGCGTCAACGGCATGGGCGTGATCCATCGCATTCAAGCAGACCAGTTGCCGGCCTATCTGGAGAAGCAGCGCCGCTGGCTGCCCGAATATCGCATCCACCCGGATCGGGAAGCTGCCGGCGCCTACTGGCCCATCAGCTTTATTGTGCCGGTTGACAGCAACGACAAAGCGATCGGCCTCGATATGGCCCACGAAACCAACCGTTTTTCCGCCGCGCAACGGGCCCGCGATACGGGCAAAGCGCAAATCACCGCCCCGATTACCCTGGTGCAGGATGAAGGCCAGACCCCTGGATTCCTGTTCTTTGCCCCCTTTTACCAGGGCGAACGACCGTCCGGCGTGGAAGAGCGCAGCGCCAGGTTCCAGGGCATGGTGTACGCCCCGTTTGTGGTGAAGGAACTGGCCGACGGCACGCTGGAAAAAGAGAAACGGCACCTGGGCATTCGTATCACCGACGGCGAACAGGTTCTGCTCGACGAGCATCACGCGGACGAAAGCGACTACGACCCGCATCCGTTGTTCACCAAAATGGTCCAGGTGCCAATGTACGGACGCACCTGGACATTCGACATCTGGAGTTCACGGTCGTTCCGCGAGGCGGCCAGTTCCAGCGAGCCCTGGACGATCCTCATCGGCGGCCTGGTGCTGGACGGCCTGCTGGCGGGGCTGTTTGTCATGATCTCCCGCGCCTCACGGCAGGCCCTGGTCTATGCCGAGGGAATGACGCACGAGCTGGAACAGCAAAAGCTCGACCTGACCCGCAGCAACGCCGAACTGGAACAGTTCGCTTATGTCGCTTCGCACGATCTGCAGCAGCCCTTGCGGGCGGTCGCCTCTTGCTGCCAGGTGCTGCTCGACGATCACCGCGACAAACTCGACGATGACGGCAAAAAGTGGCTCGACATGGCGATCGACGGCTCCACGCGCATGAAAGTGCTGGTGCAGGATCTGCTGGCCTTATCGCGCATTGGCACCCATGGCAAAACCCTGCAGACGGTCGACACCCAGGGAGCGGCCGAAGAAGCGGTCAGCAACCTGCGTCTGGAAATCAGCGAAAAAGAGGGGGACATCCGCCTGGATCCGCTGCCGCTCGTCCAAGGCGACTCCGGCCAGCTCGTCCAGCTGTTCCAGAATCTCATCGAGAACGGCGTCAAATACTCGGGCAAGGAAAAGCCCCTTGTCACCGTCGGAGCACGCCGCCAGGGGAAAGAATGGCTGTTTTCCGTTTCCGACAACGGAATCGGGATCGCGGAGCAGTATCGCGAACGGATCTTCGTCATCTTCCAGCGACTCCATCGCCGCGACGAGTACTCCGGATCCGGCATCGGACTGGCGATCTGCAAAAAGATCGTCGAACGCCACCGAGGCCGGATCTGGGTGGAATCCAAGCTGGGCGGCGGAAGTACGTTCTATTTCACCCTGCCCGCCGCGGATCAGCCGCTGGACCGCACGCAGAACGCAACCGATCGCCAACTTACCTAG
- a CDS encoding response regulator, with the protein MPPFEILLVDDDPIDVELTRRALKKEATEKTVHVANDGLEAMEFLRRQGRFADAPQPDLVLLDLNMPRMNGYEVLDAMKSDPGLQHIPVVVLTTSEAETDIMRSYSQHANSYVAKPVDLEQFHSVLKILTNYWFHAVKLPPRSSSSLDDNR; encoded by the coding sequence ATGCCTCCATTTGAAATCCTGCTGGTCGATGACGATCCGATCGATGTGGAGCTGACCCGCCGCGCGCTCAAAAAAGAAGCGACCGAAAAAACGGTCCATGTCGCTAACGACGGTCTTGAAGCGATGGAATTCCTCCGTCGGCAGGGCCGTTTCGCTGACGCGCCGCAGCCCGATCTGGTGCTGCTTGACCTGAACATGCCGCGCATGAACGGCTACGAAGTCCTTGATGCGATGAAATCCGACCCCGGCCTGCAGCATATTCCGGTGGTCGTGCTGACCACGTCGGAAGCAGAAACCGACATTATGCGGAGCTACTCCCAGCACGCCAACAGCTACGTCGCCAAACCCGTCGATCTGGAGCAGTTCCACTCCGTACTGAAGATCCTGACCAACTACTGGTTCCACGCGGTAAAGCTTCCGCCCCGGTCCAGCTCTTCGCTCGACGACAATCGCTGA
- the tyrS gene encoding tyrosine--tRNA ligase produces the protein MNDLFADLQWRGLIHQTTDDANMAQWLASGSRTVYAGFDPTADSLHVGSLIPLLYLRRFQKAGHRPIALVGGATGMIGDPSGKSAERNLLSVEILEHNVASLQEQMHRFLDFEGDQSAVMVNNFDWMRNFSFLEFLRDIGKHAPVNVMRAKDSIKNRLESDAGISYTEFSYMLLQAYDFVHLHQQHGCDLQLGGSDQWGNITAGIDLARRMHSVQLYGMTCPLLTKKDGSKMGKTEEGTVWLSAEKTIPYKFYQYWVNVDDEDAGKCLRFLTELDHEEITALDESRASNPGERASQKRLAEEITRLVHGEQGLQGALKASQIFFGGEIEGLEDSSLGAIFADAPSQSLQRDLLSGEGLPLIDALVEAGLAKSKGDARRTIEQGGAYVNNRRQDRLDTRLTAEHLASETILVLRSGKKRYALLRFV, from the coding sequence ATGAACGATCTTTTTGCCGACCTGCAATGGCGTGGTTTGATCCACCAGACGACCGACGACGCCAACATGGCCCAGTGGCTGGCCAGCGGCTCGCGGACCGTGTACGCCGGTTTTGATCCGACTGCTGATAGCTTGCATGTGGGCAGCCTGATTCCGCTGCTATACCTGCGGCGGTTTCAGAAAGCGGGCCATCGCCCGATCGCTCTGGTCGGCGGGGCGACGGGGATGATCGGCGACCCTTCCGGCAAAAGTGCGGAACGGAACCTGCTGTCGGTCGAGATCCTGGAGCATAACGTCGCCAGCCTGCAGGAGCAGATGCACCGCTTCCTGGACTTTGAAGGCGACCAGAGCGCCGTCATGGTGAACAACTTCGACTGGATGCGTAATTTCAGCTTCCTCGAGTTTCTGCGCGATATCGGCAAGCATGCGCCGGTGAATGTGATGCGGGCGAAAGACTCCATCAAGAACCGGCTGGAATCCGACGCCGGCATCAGCTACACCGAGTTCAGCTATATGCTGCTCCAGGCGTACGACTTTGTGCACCTGCACCAGCAGCACGGTTGCGATCTGCAGTTGGGGGGCAGTGATCAATGGGGGAACATTACGGCCGGCATCGACCTGGCCCGGCGGATGCACAGCGTGCAACTGTACGGCATGACGTGTCCCTTGCTGACCAAAAAAGACGGCAGCAAAATGGGGAAAACAGAGGAAGGCACGGTCTGGCTGTCGGCCGAGAAAACGATCCCTTACAAGTTCTACCAGTACTGGGTCAATGTCGACGACGAAGACGCCGGCAAGTGCCTGCGGTTCCTGACGGAACTGGACCACGAGGAGATCACCGCCCTGGACGAATCCCGGGCCAGCAACCCGGGCGAACGCGCCAGCCAGAAGCGCCTGGCCGAGGAAATCACCCGTCTGGTCCATGGCGAACAGGGCCTGCAGGGCGCGCTCAAGGCGAGCCAGATTTTCTTTGGCGGTGAGATTGAAGGGCTGGAAGATTCCTCCCTGGGGGCGATCTTTGCCGACGCCCCCAGCCAATCGCTTCAGCGCGACCTGCTGTCCGGCGAAGGCTTGCCGCTGATCGACGCGCTGGTGGAGGCCGGACTGGCCAAGAGCAAAGGGGACGCTCGTCGCACCATTGAGCAGGGCGGCGCCTATGTGAACAACCGCCGGCAAGATCGTCTCGATACGCGGCTCACGGCCGAGCATCTGGCCAGCGAAACGATCCTGGTGCTGCGCAGCGGCAAGAAGCGTTATGCGTTGCTACGGTTCGTTTAA
- a CDS encoding DUF1501 domain-containing protein — protein sequence MLTIPAGKTSRYCDGRSRRDFLQIGMAGLGSVGLSSLLRAKAAAKEGGASSKDTSVILLWLDGGVSQHDTYDPKPTAPPEYRGIWGAQSTNVPGTQISEMFPLQAKIADKFSILRSMHHNNGDHFAGGHHMLTGRGGASGADRTAKFPFFGAIATKVLGSRQTGLPANVAIPSAMSIGLRPGFFGGHYLGAENDPFDVGSDPSRDNFRVKNLSLDSSVTIDRLADRRNLLNQFDKLRRDVDNRGSLDAIDEFDRQAYHMVTDDRAQKAFDIAAEDDKMRDRYGRHSWGQSALLARRLVEAGSTFVTCHFGGWDSHWNHEGRMHTTLPQVDQIVSALITDLEDRGRLDSTMVIVMSEFGRTPKMNDGGNGGPPLSKGTPGRDHWGNAMSVLVAGGGIQGGQVVGSTNRLGETPLDRPLRPGDLHHTVFKVLGVDPNLHFNDMAGRPIIAIDHGDVIDELF from the coding sequence ATCGGCATGGCCGGTCTGGGCTCTGTGGGCCTCTCCTCGCTGCTTCGCGCCAAGGCGGCTGCGAAAGAAGGCGGCGCCAGCTCAAAAGATACGTCGGTCATTCTGCTGTGGCTGGATGGCGGCGTGAGCCAGCACGATACGTATGATCCCAAACCGACCGCCCCGCCTGAGTATCGCGGCATCTGGGGCGCCCAGTCGACGAATGTGCCGGGTACGCAGATTTCGGAAATGTTCCCGCTGCAGGCGAAGATTGCGGACAAGTTTTCGATCCTCCGCTCGATGCATCACAACAACGGCGACCACTTCGCCGGCGGCCATCACATGCTGACCGGTCGCGGGGGAGCCAGCGGCGCCGACCGCACCGCCAAGTTCCCGTTCTTTGGCGCCATCGCCACCAAAGTGCTCGGCTCCCGCCAGACCGGCTTGCCGGCCAACGTGGCCATCCCCAGCGCCATGAGCATTGGCCTGCGTCCTGGATTTTTCGGCGGCCATTACCTGGGCGCCGAGAACGATCCGTTCGACGTGGGCTCCGATCCCAGTCGCGATAATTTCCGGGTCAAAAACCTCAGCCTGGATAGCAGCGTCACGATCGATCGCCTGGCCGATCGTCGCAACCTGCTGAACCAGTTCGACAAACTCCGTCGGGATGTGGACAACCGCGGTTCGCTCGATGCGATCGACGAATTCGATCGCCAGGCCTACCACATGGTGACCGACGATCGGGCCCAGAAAGCGTTTGATATTGCCGCCGAAGACGACAAGATGCGCGATCGCTACGGTCGCCACTCCTGGGGCCAGTCGGCGCTGCTTGCACGGCGTCTGGTGGAGGCCGGTTCGACTTTTGTCACGTGCCACTTCGGCGGCTGGGACAGCCACTGGAACCACGAAGGCCGCATGCACACCACGCTGCCGCAAGTGGATCAGATTGTCAGCGCGTTGATTACCGATCTGGAAGATCGCGGTCGGCTCGATTCGACCATGGTCATTGTGATGAGCGAATTCGGCCGCACGCCCAAAATGAACGACGGCGGCAACGGCGGACCGCCGCTGAGTAAAGGCACGCCCGGCCGTGATCACTGGGGGAACGCCATGTCGGTGCTTGTCGCCGGCGGCGGCATCCAGGGCGGCCAGGTCGTGGGCTCGACCAATCGCCTGGGCGAAACGCCGCTCGATCGGCCGCTACGACCGGGCGACCTGCATCACACCGTGTTCAAGGTGCTGGGCGTCGATCCCAACTTGCACTTTAACGACATGGCTGGCCGGCCGATCATCGCCATCGACCACGGCGATGTGATCGACGAGTTGTTTTAA